In Nilaparvata lugens isolate BPH chromosome 5, ASM1435652v1, whole genome shotgun sequence, the following proteins share a genomic window:
- the LOC111051686 gene encoding uncharacterized protein LOC111051686 isoform X2, with protein MSVLLGAHSLLQKGNIPSLEECKVAIPPKTTLVFTSVCTWRRELDILKEAEQSPSQDRPNYREEESSTSSDEETFFTNILKKIVKHGKHKMYLSDSKESNLSNEMESDNDDDNDDSAKPPKLSPLLKTHCTPTQYCPQHFPSPLPSSRLPSLRKTRNQQLRKPKNPQNH; from the exons ATGTCGGTGCTTCTAG GAGCTCATTCACTGTTACAAAAAGGGAACATACCCTCACTGGAGGAATGTAAAGTGGCCATTCCACCAAAAACCACGTTAGTCTTCACTTCAGTCTGCACGTGGAG ACGTGAACTTGATATATTGAAAGAAGCAGAACAAAGTCCATCCCAAGATCGACCAAATTATCGAGAGGAAGAATCAAGTACCAGTAGTGATGAAGAAACATTTTTCACcaatattttgaagaaaatagt GAAGCATGGAAAGCACAAAATGTATTTGTCTGACAGCAAGGAATCAAAT CTTTCAAATGAAATGGAATCCGATAATGACGATGACAATGATGATTCGGCAAAACCCCCAAAGCTATCCCCCCTATTGAAGACCCATTGTACCCCCACCCAGTATTGCCCCCAACATTTCCCATCCCCCCTTCCGTCCTCAAGGCTGCCAAGTCTAAGAAAAACCCGAAATCAACAACTTCGAAAACCAAAAAACCCTCAAAATCATTGA
- the LOC111051829 gene encoding uncharacterized protein LOC111051829 has protein sequence MEWKRSGVLKLIELFKREPVLWKLSHPNHKNFNCRIEAMKRIAEEMETTPSDVEKKLHTLRSQYLREKVRIVRSKRVATCASEIYTPKWQYYKILSFLPSTSKPENTNSINLVEKLVKDVIDGTNSIPEAEIEGDANNSSIPSQAQLFGELENGSPSPSPQVSASKSRKRNPDSELSGIEKKINLLMTSSVGKTRDENISFDDFVAEEVTPTIRKRNPDFELLSGHKKKMSHSYDVMTSNSGKARDEDTCFGDFVTEALKKLPDRRMKAWVRSKITNILFEAEFGGESSQPHFQPHPMSSTNFVNSSQQMQHSSQHQSPYNSPNSSYASSHSPKTNDLFKNNSPLQIQITPD, from the exons ATGGAGTGGAAAAGATCTGGAGTACTCAAACTTATTGAACTTTTCAAAAGAGAGCCAGTGCTGTGGAAACTTTCCCATCCAAATCACAAAAACTTCAATTGTAGGATCGAAGCCATGAAAAGGATTGCAGAAGAGATGGAGACCACGCCTTCCGATGTAGAAAAGAAGTTGCATACGTTGCGATCGCAGTATTTGAGGGAGAAAGTGAGAATAGTAAGGAGTAAAAGAGTTGCTACATGTGCTAGTGAAATTTACACTCCAAAATGGCAGTATTATAAAATACTGAGTTTCCTGCCTTCAACGAGCAAGCCTGAAAACACAAACTCAATAAACTTG GTGGAGAAACTTGTTAAAGATGTGATCGATGGTACCAACTCTATACCAGAGGCCGAAATTGAAGGAGATGCAAATAATTCTAGTATTCCAAGTCAAGCTCAGTTGTTTGGTGAGTTGGAAAATGGATCCCCAAGCCCCTCTCCACAAGTCTCTGCATCTAAGAGTCGCAAACGAAACCCGGACTCAGAATTGAGTGgaattgaaaagaaaatcaATCTCTTGATGACATCCAGTGTGGGTAAAACTAGGGATGAAAATATCTCTTTTGATGATTTTGTAGCTGAAGAAGTAACACCGACGATTCGCAAACGAAACCCCGACTTTGAATTATTAAGTGGACATAAGAAGAAAATGAGTCACTCATATGATGTAATGACTTCTAATTCAGGTAAAGCTAGGGATGAAGATACTTGTTTTGGTGATTTTGTAACTGAAGCATTGAAAAAACTGCCTGATAGGAGAATGAAAGCTTGGGTGAGAAGTAAAATCACCAACATTCTTTTCGAAGCGGAGTTTGGAGGAGAATCTTCTCAACCTCATTTTCAGCCTCATCCAATGAGTTCGACCAACTTTGTCAACTCCTCACAACAAATGCAACATTCCAGCCAACATCAGTCTCCTTACAATAGCCCAAACAGTTCATATGCATCTTCCCACTCCCCCAAAACAAATGACCTCTTTAAGAACAACTCCCctttacaaattcaaattactCCTGATTGA
- the LOC111051686 gene encoding uncharacterized protein LOC111051686 isoform X1: MGRARRNSRSKRARSLRVFYACKKAVENLNDDCMNRILEESRRELDILKEAEQSPSQDRPNYREEESSTSSDEETFFTNILKKIVKHGKHKMYLSDSKESNLSNEMESDNDDDNDDSAKPPKLSPLLKTHCTPTQYCPQHFPSPLPSSRLPSLRKTRNQQLRKPKNPQNH, from the exons ATGGGTAGAGCTAGAAGAAACAGTCGCTCCAAACGTGCTAGATCCTTGCGTGTTTTTTATGCGTGTAAAAAAGCAGTAGAAAATTTAAATGACGATTGTATGAATAGAATTCTGGAGGAATCGAG ACGTGAACTTGATATATTGAAAGAAGCAGAACAAAGTCCATCCCAAGATCGACCAAATTATCGAGAGGAAGAATCAAGTACCAGTAGTGATGAAGAAACATTTTTCACcaatattttgaagaaaatagt GAAGCATGGAAAGCACAAAATGTATTTGTCTGACAGCAAGGAATCAAAT CTTTCAAATGAAATGGAATCCGATAATGACGATGACAATGATGATTCGGCAAAACCCCCAAAGCTATCCCCCCTATTGAAGACCCATTGTACCCCCACCCAGTATTGCCCCCAACATTTCCCATCCCCCCTTCCGTCCTCAAGGCTGCCAAGTCTAAGAAAAACCCGAAATCAACAACTTCGAAAACCAAAAAACCCTCAAAATCATTGA